One segment of Fimbriiglobus ruber DNA contains the following:
- a CDS encoding tetratricopeptide repeat protein — MTDPSDPAAYAAEHYLTVADSYADAGAFDRAVAVARRGVGDHPDDGRLWERLGVAAWACGDFPTAVHALETAEFLVPLRPLARLALTDAYLARGEVRSARRVLRTLDGAPDVGGDLIPHVAGRLFRAGAHTQAARIWRGLLRQNPGYAEGHYRYALCLWALNAEPEDLFIPLHEAVRLAPDVPTYALTLANVWVGVGSPRDAARILAGVDPVAVVCTGCLTRMTTVFRNAGDFDRAVACEARLTVLIATGRGSDPCPPVV; from the coding sequence ATGACCGACCCGAGCGACCCGGCCGCCTACGCGGCTGAACACTACTTGACGGTGGCCGACTCGTACGCGGACGCGGGCGCGTTCGACCGGGCGGTCGCGGTCGCCCGCCGCGGGGTCGGCGACCACCCGGACGACGGCCGCCTGTGGGAGCGGCTGGGCGTCGCCGCGTGGGCGTGCGGCGACTTCCCGACCGCGGTCCACGCGCTGGAAACGGCCGAGTTTCTGGTGCCGCTCCGCCCGCTCGCCCGGCTGGCCCTGACAGACGCCTACCTGGCCCGCGGGGAGGTGCGGTCAGCCCGGCGAGTACTGCGAACACTGGACGGCGCGCCGGACGTCGGGGGCGACCTGATCCCGCACGTCGCCGGCCGACTGTTCCGCGCCGGGGCGCACACGCAGGCGGCGCGAATCTGGCGGGGGCTGCTGCGGCAGAACCCGGGGTATGCCGAGGGGCACTACCGGTACGCCCTCTGCCTGTGGGCCTTGAACGCCGAGCCGGAAGACCTGTTCATACCGCTCCACGAAGCGGTGCGATTGGCCCCCGACGTGCCGACGTACGCCCTGACGCTGGCCAACGTGTGGGTTGGGGTCGGCAGCCCGCGCGACGCGGCGAGGATCCTGGCCGGCGTCGACCCGGTGGCGGTCGTCTGTACCGGCTGCCTCACGCGAATGACAACCGTATTCCGGAACGCCGGGGATTTCGACCGTGCGGTCGCCTGTGAGGCGCGGTTGACCGTTCTGATCGCGACCGGGCGCGGGTCCGACCCGTGCCCGCCGGTCGTCTGA
- the rsgA gene encoding ribosome small subunit-dependent GTPase A, translating into MAKKKKVRVEFRRNRTKPPRENDITRDFREDAEQAEDAQSGERVRAKGDVSRHRTIIQDDSTSAAGGEMAAGMPAASGDGCLPGRVLKVHGLYSYVEMEDGRIFRCAVRRLLKSLLTDERSIVTTGDRVWFRPSGTGAAAAEGEATPSPTPALTTVPNEGMIERVEPRHGVLTRASRRREHVLVANVDQLVIVMSLVQPDLKPHLIDRYTASAEKGGLAPIICLNKADLADATELQPLIGAYSQLGIPTVLTSARTGFGVPRLRELLRGRATVFSGQSGVGKSSLLNAVQPDLALRVKTVSDSNQKGRHTTTTAELIRLEFGGWVVDTPGVRQLQLWDTRPEEVEGYLRDFRPFVPLCAFPDCTHTHEARCAVKAAVARHLINDRRYHSYLGMFHGVAED; encoded by the coding sequence ATGGCCAAGAAGAAAAAAGTCCGGGTCGAGTTCCGGCGGAACCGGACCAAGCCACCCCGCGAGAACGACATCACGCGGGACTTCCGCGAGGATGCCGAGCAGGCCGAAGACGCGCAGAGCGGCGAGCGGGTCCGCGCGAAGGGGGACGTGTCCCGCCACCGCACGATCATTCAGGACGACTCCACGTCGGCGGCCGGTGGCGAGATGGCAGCCGGCATGCCCGCGGCCAGCGGCGACGGCTGCCTGCCCGGGCGGGTGCTGAAGGTCCACGGGCTCTATAGCTACGTGGAAATGGAAGACGGCCGCATCTTCCGGTGCGCCGTCCGCCGCCTGCTCAAATCACTTCTCACCGATGAGCGGAGCATCGTCACCACCGGCGACCGCGTCTGGTTCCGGCCGTCCGGCACCGGCGCGGCGGCGGCCGAGGGGGAAGCCACCCCGTCGCCCACGCCCGCGTTGACCACGGTGCCGAACGAGGGCATGATCGAGCGCGTCGAGCCGCGGCACGGCGTCCTCACCCGGGCGTCGCGGCGGCGGGAGCACGTCCTCGTCGCCAACGTCGACCAGCTCGTCATTGTCATGTCCCTGGTCCAGCCTGACCTGAAGCCGCACCTGATCGACCGCTACACCGCGTCGGCAGAAAAGGGCGGTCTTGCGCCGATCATCTGTTTAAACAAGGCCGACCTCGCGGACGCGACCGAGTTGCAGCCGCTCATCGGTGCGTACTCCCAACTCGGCATCCCGACGGTCCTGACCAGCGCGCGAACGGGGTTCGGCGTGCCCCGGTTGCGGGAACTCCTCCGCGGCCGGGCGACGGTCTTCTCGGGCCAGAGCGGGGTCGGCAAGTCGTCGCTGCTGAACGCCGTCCAGCCCGACCTGGCGCTGCGGGTGAAAACTGTCAGTGACTCGAACCAGAAGGGCCGGCACACGACGACGACGGCCGAGCTGATCCGGCTCGAATTCGGCGGCTGGGTCGTTGACACGCCGGGCGTCCGCCAGCTGCAACTGTGGGACACGCGGCCGGAGGAGGTGGAGGGGTACCTCCGTGATTTCCGCCCGTTCGTCCCGCTGTGCGCGTTCCCGGACTGTACGCACACACACGAGGCGCGGTGCGCGGTGAAGGCGGCCGTCGCCCGGCATCTCATCAACGACCGCCGGTATCACAGCTACCTCGGGATGTTCCACGGCGTGGCCGAGGACTGA
- the rpsR gene encoding 30S ribosomal protein S18 encodes MARAQKQSASGQKLVRAKSRRGFNGVPKGYEPRPAFFDYKDVSMLKKFITSHGKLMSRRRTGLSATAQKALARAVKRARFMALLPYTAE; translated from the coding sequence ATGGCTCGGGCACAAAAACAATCAGCCAGCGGGCAAAAGCTCGTCCGGGCGAAGTCGCGGCGGGGGTTCAACGGGGTGCCCAAGGGGTACGAGCCGCGGCCGGCATTCTTCGACTACAAAGACGTGTCGATGCTCAAGAAGTTCATCACATCGCACGGGAAGCTCATGTCCCGCAGACGAACGGGGCTGAGCGCCACCGCCCAGAAGGCGCTCGCCCGGGCGGTCAAGCGGGCGCGGTTCATGGCCCTGCTGCCTTACACCGCCGAGTAA
- a CDS encoding DUF2314 domain-containing protein, which produces MARKDLNERAAGYRRVNAVYERLRVKRGAPPAHLHLAAAPSPDEPAAAALALLFPAAPPDGPEWLTDAAEAVLGGEPAVTPADEPGGGGTVRAGEWAFEVRAATGSYHDEPREVADRIPELRLRAAVADHAGWVEVEVVAAPDDANANDRLAQAGRLLAKLGAGGASVLYSPKTDAHVLFTAAAGAALAGGQVATALRPADAPVPIAGVSADDPRVRAAAATARARVGEFLAAFAARAPGESFAVKAPFADENGVEFMWVSVTEADDGHVRGRVDNEPAFVKTVRLGETVRVSHGDLNDWLYVRGGRLHGGFTLPLIDDHLRTGPPASEEDAA; this is translated from the coding sequence ATGGCCCGAAAGGACCTGAACGAGCGCGCGGCCGGATACCGCCGCGTCAACGCGGTGTACGAACGGCTGCGGGTGAAGCGCGGCGCGCCGCCCGCCCACCTCCACCTCGCGGCGGCCCCGTCGCCCGACGAACCCGCGGCCGCCGCGCTCGCTCTCCTGTTCCCCGCCGCCCCGCCCGACGGGCCGGAGTGGCTGACGGACGCGGCCGAAGCGGTGTTGGGGGGCGAGCCGGCCGTGACACCCGCGGACGAACCCGGCGGGGGCGGAACGGTCCGGGCGGGCGAATGGGCGTTTGAAGTGCGGGCGGCGACCGGCTCTTACCACGACGAACCCCGCGAGGTCGCGGACCGCATTCCCGAACTGCGGCTGCGGGCGGCCGTCGCGGACCACGCCGGCTGGGTCGAAGTCGAGGTCGTCGCCGCGCCGGACGACGCGAACGCGAATGACCGCCTGGCTCAAGCCGGGCGGCTCCTGGCGAAACTCGGGGCCGGCGGGGCGAGCGTCCTTTATTCTCCGAAAACCGATGCGCACGTTCTGTTCACCGCCGCAGCCGGGGCCGCACTGGCGGGCGGACAGGTGGCCACCGCCCTCCGCCCGGCGGACGCGCCGGTGCCGATCGCCGGGGTGTCGGCCGACGACCCCCGCGTGCGGGCGGCCGCGGCGACGGCCCGCGCCCGGGTCGGCGAGTTCCTGGCCGCCTTCGCCGCCCGCGCGCCCGGCGAATCGTTCGCGGTCAAGGCCCCGTTCGCGGACGAGAACGGCGTCGAGTTCATGTGGGTGTCGGTGACGGAGGCGGACGACGGCCACGTCCGAGGACGGGTCGACAACGAGCCGGCGTTCGTGAAGACGGTCCGCCTGGGCGAGACCGTCCGCGTCTCCCACGGCGACCTCAACGACTGGCTGTACGTCCGCGGCGGCCGGCTGCACGGCGGCTTCACCCTGCCCCTGATCGACGACCACCTCCGCACCGGGCCGCCGGCGAGCGAGGAAGACGCGGCGTGA
- a CDS encoding YdjY domain-containing protein, which produces MKLTTALIFLAAVAAALGFALIRSNEYARANPIPVATAAAAPAPAPPEPGVAGKDAEPLPNLPKIDAKSQIKSLLPDDTLYLETTPNGTKRLLVVSEVCLREGPLEVFLCKKNTKEHEAIVRTAVDPRFIHAALVAIGAKPGSPVQFVNQKTDEPEYKPATGAKINVTVHYRRDGQLRTHPAQEWIRDQKTKKPMAHQWVFAGSRFVKNPDRPNDPPFYTANNGEVIAISNFVDSMLDLPVEVSRDNADLTFDAMTDKIPPLLSKVWVILEPAAEKK; this is translated from the coding sequence ATGAAACTGACGACCGCGCTCATATTCTTGGCCGCCGTGGCGGCTGCACTGGGCTTTGCCTTAATCCGGTCGAACGAGTACGCCCGGGCGAACCCGATCCCGGTCGCTACTGCTGCCGCCGCGCCGGCGCCCGCGCCGCCCGAACCGGGGGTCGCGGGCAAGGACGCCGAGCCGCTGCCCAACCTGCCGAAGATCGACGCCAAGTCTCAGATTAAATCCCTGCTCCCGGACGACACCCTTTACCTGGAAACGACCCCGAACGGGACCAAGCGGCTGCTCGTGGTTTCCGAAGTCTGTCTGCGGGAGGGGCCGCTCGAAGTTTTCCTGTGCAAGAAGAACACGAAAGAACACGAGGCCATCGTCCGGACCGCGGTCGACCCGCGGTTCATCCACGCGGCGCTGGTGGCGATCGGGGCGAAACCGGGGTCGCCGGTCCAGTTCGTGAACCAGAAGACTGACGAACCCGAGTACAAGCCGGCGACCGGCGCGAAGATCAACGTCACGGTCCACTACCGGCGGGACGGCCAGCTCCGGACGCACCCGGCCCAGGAATGGATTCGCGACCAGAAGACGAAGAAGCCGATGGCGCACCAGTGGGTGTTCGCGGGCAGCCGGTTCGTCAAGAACCCGGACCGCCCGAACGACCCGCCGTTCTACACGGCCAACAACGGTGAGGTGATCGCGATCTCGAACTTCGTCGACTCGATGCTCGACCTGCCGGTCGAGGTGAGCCGGGACAACGCGGACCTCACGTTCGACGCGATGACGGACAAGATCCCGCCGCTCTTGTCCAAGGTGTGGGTGATCCTGGAGCCGGCGGCGGAGAAGAAGTGA
- a CDS encoding preprotein translocase subunit SecA, with product MSTAALVEHQPPEAHQPAVPKIANVPGRLGTPGWNRMQTLVGLPWKRRLAAAALLIPRIREFEARYLPLNDEDMRKTSMHLRGRARGGANLDKMIPEAFGLACAAVRRVHGFQPFDVQLAAGVVMHYGGLVELATGEGKTLSAVAPTFLNALPGKGVHVTTVNDYLAKRDAEDMGPVYRLLGMSVGCIFQKMEDAARGEQYRSDITYGTASEFGFDFLRDRLKVRGGQASTAPFWAPWTGHEGPADPRVQRELNYAIVDEADSIFVDEARTPLIIANPTRAATPDEQVVYHWADKVVREMQRDEHYRLDLKKDKIELTDAGRYMVRYSNPPAGPHAHAMDKMIEAIERSLHAYHRFARDHHYMISKENKIVIIDEGTGRPMPDRHWRDGLHQAVEAKEKVPINVQSDHAAQITYQNFYRLYKKLAGMSGTLMPNFWELRRVYRRWVTKVPTNRPVVRSQEPDVVYPNEQAKFQAVAEQIREMNGQGRPVLVGTRSVDKSERVSALLTEMGVEHQVLNARQDANEAQIVSMAGQRSRVTVATNMAGRGTDIKLGVGVADLGGLHVIGTERHEAERIDRQLAGRAGRQGDPGSALFFVSLEDQLLEGLGVQRQRDLEELGKEGGSRAWNLYRGLFKKAQRRVEKKHYKQRLDLMNYDKQRQEMLEDLGADPYVD from the coding sequence GTGAGTACGGCCGCCCTCGTCGAACACCAACCGCCCGAGGCCCACCAGCCCGCCGTTCCGAAGATCGCGAACGTGCCCGGGCGACTCGGAACGCCGGGGTGGAACCGGATGCAAACGCTGGTCGGGCTGCCGTGGAAACGGCGGCTCGCGGCGGCCGCTCTCCTGATCCCCCGGATTCGCGAGTTCGAGGCCCGGTACCTGCCGCTGAACGACGAGGACATGCGGAAGACCAGCATGCACCTCCGCGGCCGCGCCCGCGGCGGCGCGAACCTCGACAAGATGATCCCCGAGGCGTTCGGCCTGGCCTGCGCGGCCGTCCGCCGGGTCCACGGGTTCCAGCCGTTCGACGTGCAACTCGCGGCCGGCGTGGTCATGCACTACGGCGGCCTCGTCGAACTCGCGACCGGGGAAGGGAAGACGCTCAGCGCCGTCGCCCCCACGTTCCTCAACGCCCTGCCCGGCAAGGGCGTCCACGTCACGACCGTGAACGACTACCTGGCCAAGCGGGACGCCGAGGACATGGGGCCGGTCTACCGGTTGCTCGGCATGTCCGTCGGGTGCATTTTCCAGAAGATGGAAGACGCGGCCCGGGGCGAGCAGTACCGATCCGACATCACCTACGGGACGGCCAGCGAGTTCGGGTTCGACTTCCTGCGGGACCGCCTCAAGGTCCGCGGCGGGCAGGCGTCGACCGCCCCGTTCTGGGCCCCGTGGACGGGGCACGAGGGGCCGGCCGACCCGCGGGTCCAGCGGGAACTGAACTACGCGATCGTGGACGAGGCCGACAGCATTTTCGTGGACGAGGCCCGGACGCCGCTCATCATCGCCAACCCGACCCGGGCGGCCACCCCGGACGAGCAGGTGGTCTACCACTGGGCGGACAAAGTCGTCCGGGAGATGCAGCGGGACGAACACTACCGCCTCGACCTCAAGAAGGACAAGATCGAGCTGACCGACGCCGGCCGGTACATGGTCCGGTACTCGAACCCGCCGGCCGGCCCGCACGCGCACGCGATGGACAAGATGATCGAGGCGATCGAGCGGTCGCTGCACGCATACCACCGGTTCGCCCGCGACCACCACTACATGATCAGTAAAGAGAACAAGATCGTCATCATCGACGAAGGGACCGGCCGGCCGATGCCGGACCGACACTGGCGGGACGGCCTGCACCAGGCGGTCGAGGCCAAGGAGAAGGTGCCGATCAACGTCCAGTCCGACCACGCGGCCCAGATCACGTACCAGAACTTCTACCGGCTGTACAAGAAGTTGGCCGGGATGAGCGGGACGCTGATGCCGAACTTCTGGGAACTCCGCCGGGTCTACCGCCGGTGGGTGACGAAGGTGCCGACTAACCGGCCGGTCGTCCGGTCCCAGGAACCGGACGTGGTCTACCCGAACGAGCAGGCCAAGTTCCAGGCGGTGGCCGAACAGATCCGGGAGATGAACGGCCAGGGCCGCCCGGTCCTGGTCGGGACGCGGTCGGTCGACAAGTCCGAGCGGGTGAGCGCGCTGCTCACCGAGATGGGCGTCGAACACCAGGTGCTGAACGCCCGCCAGGACGCGAACGAGGCCCAGATCGTTAGTATGGCCGGCCAGCGGAGCCGGGTCACGGTGGCCACGAACATGGCCGGCCGGGGGACGGACATCAAGCTCGGCGTCGGTGTCGCCGACCTCGGCGGCCTGCACGTGATCGGGACGGAGCGGCACGAGGCCGAGCGGATCGACCGCCAGCTCGCCGGGCGGGCCGGCCGGCAGGGCGACCCGGGGTCGGCCCTGTTCTTCGTGTCCCTGGAGGACCAACTTCTCGAAGGGCTCGGGGTCCAGCGGCAGCGGGACCTGGAAGAACTCGGCAAGGAGGGTGGGTCGCGGGCGTGGAACCTGTACCGCGGGCTGTTCAAGAAGGCCCAGCGGCGGGTCGAGAAGAAGCACTACAAGCAACGACTCGACCTGATGAACTACGACAAGCAGCGACAGGAAATGCTCGAAGACCTCGGAGCCGACCCTTATGTCGACTGA
- a CDS encoding tetratricopeptide repeat protein — MTITDLLHWASVGHLTSGRPTAARETGQDGLRTDPDHPGLNEVVGLAEHDLEEYARAIHYLETAARHGLLGVTGELTLADCYLRFGLVRAAAAVYDRLANPGQCPTPHLPALAKGLGRVGRYAAAQNVCDRLARLRPDYHPAWYGAAVYRLMLGRPLADVLPALERAHRLAPHALPYRLTLAAALTDVGRAADAYPLVRNLSAEDVACGGLCRRLLAVFAHAGDAAQLDAYQARADRLAPQSPSRAAGHGNRLADPRRLPRPAGHGNRPAHE, encoded by the coding sequence GTGACAATCACCGACTTGCTCCACTGGGCCTCGGTCGGACATCTGACGTCCGGTCGCCCGACCGCTGCCCGGGAGACCGGCCAGGACGGGCTGCGGACCGACCCGGACCACCCGGGCCTGAACGAAGTGGTCGGCCTCGCCGAGCACGATCTGGAGGAGTACGCCCGCGCGATCCATTACCTGGAGACAGCCGCGCGACACGGGCTGCTCGGGGTCACGGGGGAACTGACCCTGGCCGACTGCTACCTGCGGTTCGGGCTCGTGCGGGCGGCCGCCGCGGTCTACGACCGCCTGGCCAACCCCGGACAGTGCCCGACGCCCCACCTGCCGGCCCTGGCGAAAGGTCTGGGCCGGGTCGGCCGATACGCCGCGGCCCAGAACGTGTGCGACCGCCTCGCCCGTCTGCGGCCCGATTATCACCCGGCCTGGTACGGGGCGGCGGTTTACCGGCTGATGCTCGGCCGCCCCCTGGCGGACGTCCTCCCGGCACTGGAACGAGCCCACCGGCTGGCCCCGCACGCGCTGCCGTACCGGCTGACCCTGGCCGCCGCGCTGACCGACGTCGGCCGGGCGGCCGACGCCTACCCGCTGGTCCGCAACCTGTCGGCCGAAGACGTAGCGTGCGGCGGACTGTGCCGGCGGCTGCTCGCGGTTTTTGCCCACGCCGGCGACGCCGCCCAACTGGACGCCTACCAGGCGCGTGCCGACCGGCTGGCCCCGCAATCGCCGTCACGGGCGGCCGGTCACGGAAATCGGCTTGCCGACCCCAGGCGGCTGCCGCGTCCGGCCGGTCACGGAAACCGGCCTGCACACGAATAG